In the Kaistia algarum genome, one interval contains:
- a CDS encoding C40 family peptidase, translated as MSEARELDRRVNAVRPDLADRRLDGRVSAARFVEGRPMRIGLPSTPIRRAPRSDAPIDSEALMGEGALVFEETIEGWAWIQLDTDSYVGYVASEALAPMQPSPTHRVTALRTFLYPAADMKLPPIGALSLGSRLAITGETETRGTVFSLLAGGAGAVVSRHLAPLEARETQDFVTVAERFLHVPYLWGGRTSLGIDCSGLVQLALAEIGIAAPRDSDQQAAGLGEALDPADLASLRRGDLIAWKGHIGMLQDADTLLHASGYHMEVVCEPLTGALHRIAATSGAPIAIRRPV; from the coding sequence GTGAGCGAAGCCCGGGAACTCGATCGCCGCGTCAACGCCGTCCGTCCCGATCTCGCCGATCGGCGGTTGGATGGTCGCGTCAGCGCTGCGCGCTTCGTCGAGGGACGGCCGATGCGTATCGGCTTGCCGTCGACACCGATACGGCGTGCACCGCGATCGGATGCTCCCATCGACAGCGAGGCGTTGATGGGGGAGGGCGCCCTTGTCTTCGAGGAGACGATAGAGGGCTGGGCCTGGATCCAGCTCGATACCGATTCCTATGTCGGATATGTCGCCTCCGAGGCGCTCGCGCCGATGCAGCCGTCGCCGACGCACCGGGTCACCGCATTGCGGACGTTTCTCTATCCGGCGGCGGATATGAAACTGCCCCCGATCGGCGCGCTGTCGCTCGGTTCTCGGCTCGCGATCACCGGCGAGACAGAGACGCGGGGCACGGTCTTCTCGTTGCTGGCCGGCGGCGCCGGAGCGGTCGTTTCGCGTCATCTCGCACCGCTGGAAGCAAGGGAGACCCAAGATTTCGTGACAGTCGCCGAACGCTTCCTGCATGTCCCCTATCTCTGGGGTGGACGTACCAGCCTCGGCATCGACTGTTCGGGACTCGTGCAATTGGCGCTGGCGGAAATCGGCATCGCCGCGCCGCGCGATTCGGACCAGCAGGCGGCGGGTCTCGGAGAGGCGCTCGATCCGGCCGATCTTGCCTCGCTACGCCGAGGCGATCTGATCGCCTGGAAGGGGCACATCGGCATGTTGCAGGATGCCGATACGCTGCTGCATGCGAGCGGCTACCACATGGAAGTTGTTTGCGAGCCTCTGACAGGCGCACTGCATCGCATCGCCGCGACCAGCGGCGCGCCGATCGCAATCCGCAGACCGGTGTGA
- a CDS encoding ABC transporter ATP-binding protein yields the protein MSVPNNSHTDATGTPLLTVDNLHVDFVQDGKRSVAVDGVSFTVGRGETVAVVGESGSGKSVTALSVLKLLPYPSAEHPEGGRILFDGEDLLTASDKALRKVRGNRISMIFQEPMSSLNPLHTVERQIGEILSVHRGLTGNKARSRILELLNEVGIRDAEKRLGAYPHQLSGGQRQRVMIAMALANEPELLIADEPTTALDVTVQAQILELLKQIQLRRQMALLFITHDLGIVRRIADRVCVMTQGRIVEQGPTREIFAHPQNAYTRHLLAAEPKGEPPSTDVMAPVVVAADDLKVWFPIKAGLLRKTVDYVKAVDGIDIVVRRGQTLGVVGESGSGKTTLGLAIMRLISSKGAIRFNGNQIDGLGFHAMRPLRRNMQIVFQDPFGSLSPRLSVAEIIAEGLQVHEPALSAANREKRVAKALEEVGLDPASRHRYPHEFSGGQRQRIAVARAIVLEPEFIMLDEPTSALDMSVQAQVVDLLRDLQRRRGLAYLFISHDLKVVRALANEVMVMRNGKVVERGSAQQIFTEPQSDYTRALIAAAFSIKAAPEGVVSQ from the coding sequence ATGAGTGTGCCAAACAACAGCCACACGGACGCGACCGGCACTCCCCTCCTCACCGTCGACAATCTCCACGTCGACTTCGTCCAGGACGGCAAGCGTAGTGTTGCCGTCGATGGCGTGTCCTTCACGGTCGGGCGCGGCGAAACCGTCGCGGTGGTGGGTGAATCCGGCTCCGGCAAGTCCGTCACCGCCCTCTCTGTCTTGAAGCTCCTGCCCTATCCGTCCGCCGAGCATCCGGAGGGTGGGCGCATCCTGTTCGACGGCGAGGATCTCCTGACCGCGTCGGACAAGGCATTGCGCAAGGTCCGTGGCAACCGGATATCGATGATCTTCCAGGAGCCGATGTCGTCGCTGAACCCGCTGCACACCGTGGAGCGGCAGATCGGCGAGATATTGTCGGTGCATCGAGGGCTGACGGGAAATAAGGCGCGCAGCCGGATTCTGGAACTCTTGAACGAAGTCGGCATACGCGATGCCGAGAAGCGGCTCGGCGCCTATCCGCACCAGCTCTCCGGCGGCCAGCGCCAGCGCGTCATGATCGCCATGGCGCTCGCCAATGAGCCGGAACTCCTCATCGCCGACGAGCCCACCACCGCGCTCGACGTGACCGTGCAGGCGCAGATCCTGGAGCTCCTGAAACAGATCCAGCTGCGGCGACAGATGGCGCTGCTGTTCATCACGCATGATCTCGGTATCGTCCGTCGAATTGCCGACCGCGTCTGCGTCATGACCCAAGGTAGGATCGTCGAGCAGGGACCGACGCGCGAAATCTTTGCTCATCCGCAGAACGCCTATACGCGGCACCTGCTCGCCGCCGAACCGAAGGGCGAACCGCCTTCCACCGATGTCATGGCGCCCGTCGTCGTCGCCGCCGACGACCTCAAAGTCTGGTTCCCAATCAAGGCCGGTTTGCTCCGAAAAACAGTCGACTATGTGAAGGCGGTCGATGGCATCGACATCGTGGTGCGGCGCGGCCAGACGCTCGGCGTCGTCGGCGAGAGCGGTTCGGGCAAGACGACGCTCGGCCTTGCGATCATGCGGTTGATTTCCTCCAAGGGGGCCATCCGTTTCAACGGCAACCAGATCGACGGTCTGGGATTCCACGCGATGCGGCCGCTTCGCCGAAACATGCAGATCGTCTTCCAGGACCCCTTCGGCTCGCTGTCGCCGCGTCTCTCGGTCGCCGAGATCATCGCGGAGGGATTGCAGGTGCACGAACCGGCGCTGTCCGCAGCGAACCGCGAGAAGCGGGTCGCGAAAGCGTTGGAAGAGGTCGGGCTCGATCCCGCCAGTCGCCACCGTTACCCGCACGAATTCTCCGGCGGCCAGCGCCAGCGCATAGCGGTGGCCCGCGCCATCGTGCTCGAGCCGGAATTCATCATGCTGGATGAGCCGACCTCAGCGCTCGACATGTCTGTGCAGGCGCAGGTCGTGGACCTCCTGCGCGACCTGCAGCGCCGACGCGGCCTCGCTTATCTCTTCATCAGCCACGATCTCAAGGTCGTTCGGGCCCTGGCGAACGAAGTCATGGTCATGCGCAACGGCAAGGTCGTCGAACGCGGCTCGGCGCAGCAGATCTTCACCGAACCGCAGTCCGACTATACGCGCGCGCTCATAGCCGCCGCCTTCTCCATCAAGGCCGCGCCCGAGGGGGTGGTATCGCAATGA
- a CDS encoding ABC transporter permease, which yields MTDAAFAPTVPEKRPLLSPMNQRRWRIFRHHRRGYLSLWLFLGLFGLTLISNFIANDRPILVSYKGELLMPVFTDYPEEKFGGFLATTNFRDPFIQDEVRANGWMLWPPIRYSYNTVNNEMSMPAPAKPWWMIPADQRCTAYPQGATDPNCTLGNFNWLGTDDQGRDVVARLLYGVRISVLFGLILTVLSSVIGIAAGAIQGYFGGWIDLIMQRFIEIWTSLPELYILLIIASILVPSFWILLLILLSFNWVRLVGLVRAEFLRARNFEYVRAARALGVGNRTIIIRHVLPNAMVATLTFLPFILNGSITTLTSLDFLGFGLPPGSASLGELLAQGRNNLQAPWLGLTGFIVISLLLSLLVFIGEAVRDAFDPRKTFS from the coding sequence ATGACCGATGCCGCCTTTGCCCCGACAGTGCCCGAAAAGCGTCCGTTGCTGTCGCCGATGAACCAGCGCCGCTGGCGCATCTTCCGCCATCACCGGCGGGGTTATCTCTCGCTCTGGCTGTTTCTCGGCCTGTTCGGGCTGACGCTGATCTCGAATTTCATCGCCAACGACCGGCCGATCCTCGTCTCCTACAAGGGCGAGCTGCTGATGCCCGTCTTCACCGATTATCCGGAGGAGAAGTTCGGCGGCTTCCTCGCGACGACGAATTTCCGCGACCCCTTCATCCAGGATGAAGTTCGCGCGAATGGCTGGATGCTCTGGCCGCCGATCCGCTATTCCTACAACACCGTCAACAACGAAATGTCGATGCCGGCGCCCGCCAAGCCCTGGTGGATGATCCCGGCCGACCAGCGTTGCACCGCCTATCCGCAAGGCGCGACCGATCCCAACTGCACGCTCGGCAATTTCAACTGGCTCGGCACCGACGACCAGGGCCGAGACGTGGTGGCACGCCTGCTCTACGGCGTGCGCATATCCGTGCTGTTCGGCCTGATCCTGACCGTTCTTTCCTCGGTCATCGGCATCGCGGCGGGCGCGATCCAGGGCTATTTCGGCGGCTGGATCGATTTGATCATGCAGCGCTTCATCGAGATTTGGACGTCGCTGCCCGAGCTCTACATCCTGCTGATCATCGCCTCCATCCTGGTGCCGAGCTTCTGGATATTGCTGCTGATCCTGCTCTCCTTCAATTGGGTCCGGCTGGTCGGGCTCGTGCGCGCCGAATTTCTCCGGGCCCGCAATTTCGAATATGTCCGCGCCGCGCGCGCGCTCGGCGTCGGCAACCGCACGATCATCATCCGCCATGTGCTGCCAAATGCCATGGTCGCGACGCTGACCTTCCTGCCCTTCATCCTGAACGGCTCGATCACGACGCTGACCTCGCTCGATTTCCTCGGCTTCGGCCTGCCGCCTGGTTCTGCCTCGCTTGGCGAATTGCTGGCGCAGGGCCGCAACAACCTTCAAGCGCCCTGGCTCGGCCTCACCGGCTTCATCGTGATCTCGCTGCTGCTGAGCCTCCTGGTTTTTATCGGCGAGGCCGTCCGCGACGCGTTCGACCCGAGAAAGACGTTCAGTTGA
- a CDS encoding 2-hydroxyacid dehydrogenase: MTGSNKLPGVLIASGPWQAEPWADPFRRHQPQRPLMIWPDVPDPGAVHYVLAWKPPSEAFRDLPNLRAIFSLGAGVDHIVHVPDLPKVPVTRLVDGDLAQRMNEWVVLQVLLHHRQHLAYARQQAASLWREIAQPAAPEVRVGIMGYGELGRAAVSVLRPLGFNLAAWSRTPKDDADIQTYSGQDGLTPFLARTDILVVLLPLTDETRGILNRSLFERLARNGPLGGGVVINAGRGGLQVEADLIQALDAGYLVGASLDVFEPEPLPSSSPLWLHPKVVMTPHVAATSEADIQADVIFRAIRDFEAGQPLRNVVDVSRQY; this comes from the coding sequence ATGACCGGGTCGAACAAGCTTCCTGGCGTCCTGATCGCTTCGGGTCCCTGGCAGGCCGAGCCTTGGGCGGATCCCTTCCGCCGTCACCAGCCGCAACGCCCGCTCATGATCTGGCCCGATGTGCCCGATCCGGGCGCGGTGCATTACGTCCTCGCCTGGAAGCCGCCATCCGAGGCATTCCGCGACCTGCCAAACCTCAGGGCGATCTTTTCGCTGGGCGCCGGCGTCGACCATATCGTCCATGTGCCGGATCTGCCGAAGGTCCCGGTCACGAGGCTGGTCGACGGTGACCTCGCCCAGCGGATGAATGAGTGGGTGGTGCTGCAGGTGCTGCTGCATCACCGCCAGCATCTGGCCTATGCCCGGCAGCAGGCGGCAAGTCTCTGGCGGGAGATTGCGCAGCCGGCCGCACCGGAAGTGCGGGTGGGGATCATGGGTTATGGCGAGCTTGGCCGAGCCGCCGTCTCGGTCCTCCGCCCGCTTGGCTTCAACCTCGCCGCCTGGAGCCGGACACCCAAGGACGACGCGGACATCCAGACCTATTCCGGCCAGGATGGCCTGACGCCGTTCCTGGCGCGCACCGACATATTGGTCGTGCTCCTGCCGTTGACGGACGAGACCCGGGGCATCCTGAACCGTTCACTGTTCGAACGGCTGGCCAGGAACGGCCCTCTCGGCGGCGGCGTGGTGATCAATGCCGGTCGCGGCGGTCTGCAAGTCGAAGCCGACCTGATCCAGGCGCTCGACGCCGGGTATCTTGTCGGCGCAAGCCTCGACGTCTTCGAACCAGAGCCACTACCCTCGTCGAGCCCGCTATGGCTACACCCAAAGGTGGTCATGACGCCCCATGTCGCCGCGACAAGCGAGGCCGATATCCAAGCGGACGTGATCTTCCGCGCCATTCGCGACTTCGAGGCCGGCCAGCCGTTGCGCAACGTCGTCGACGTCAGCCGGCAATATTGA
- a CDS encoding extracellular solute-binding protein encodes MRVTPTRRHFLAGSATLALSPLLPSTFAHAEQPAPRHGFSVFGELKYPADFKNFAYVLPDAPKGGSFVFSAPNWYYNQGPNTFNTLNGYTFKGDAPPRVELTFDTLMTAALDEPDSVYGLVAESVTVSADRNRYTFTLRGNVRFHDGSPLTAEDVAFSFQLLKDKGHPDISQAIREMTDVRANGLRDLVVTFSGKQSAKTPLIVASTLPIFSKAYYSTRDFEASTMEPPLGSGPYRIAAVNAGRSIVYERVQDYWGRDLPVAVGTGNFDRIRLEFYQDEDVEFEAFAKGELTWREEFSSKNWATRYNFPAIVDGRVKKPPFPAERRADMYGWFFNLRRPQFSDPRTRQAIGLVFDFPWANKNLFYGLYKRSASFFDGSDFAASGLPSPAELALLEPFRAELPAAIFTDAPFTLPESDGSGRDRKQLRAASALLAEAGWKRDGAKLVREDGTRLTAEFLIQTQAFERVLAPLIDNLKAIGVDATMRLVDATQYQRRKNDFDFDIMAYRNMFDATPIDGIEQLFGSVSADTPSGSNLSGVKNKVVDALVTKAGAVTSRDELVTVLRALDRVLRSQQIWFPAWGSDEHRVAAWDMFGWPEVKPDYGFSPEMMWWVDADKAVAIGKAD; translated from the coding sequence ATGCGGGTCACTCCGACACGGCGCCACTTCCTCGCCGGCAGCGCGACGCTCGCGCTGTCGCCGCTTCTGCCTTCGACATTCGCGCACGCTGAGCAGCCAGCGCCGCGTCACGGATTCTCCGTCTTCGGGGAGCTGAAATATCCGGCCGACTTCAAGAACTTCGCCTATGTCCTGCCCGATGCGCCGAAGGGCGGCAGCTTCGTCTTTTCGGCCCCCAACTGGTACTACAACCAGGGGCCGAACACCTTCAACACGCTGAACGGCTACACCTTCAAGGGAGACGCTCCGCCGAGGGTGGAACTCACCTTTGACACGCTGATGACCGCCGCCCTCGACGAACCGGATTCGGTTTATGGCCTCGTGGCCGAAAGCGTCACCGTCTCGGCCGATCGCAACCGCTACACCTTCACGCTGCGCGGCAATGTGCGCTTCCATGACGGCTCGCCCCTGACGGCGGAGGACGTCGCCTTTTCCTTCCAGCTCCTGAAGGACAAGGGCCATCCGGATATTTCGCAGGCGATCCGCGAGATGACCGATGTCCGCGCCAATGGGTTGCGCGACCTCGTCGTCACCTTCTCGGGCAAGCAGAGCGCCAAGACCCCGCTCATCGTCGCCTCCACCTTGCCGATCTTTTCCAAAGCCTATTATTCCACGCGCGATTTCGAAGCCTCGACGATGGAGCCTCCGCTCGGCTCGGGCCCTTACAGGATCGCGGCCGTCAATGCCGGCCGGTCGATCGTCTATGAGCGGGTCCAGGACTATTGGGGACGCGATCTTCCCGTCGCCGTCGGAACGGGCAATTTCGACCGTATCCGGCTCGAGTTCTACCAGGACGAGGATGTCGAGTTCGAGGCCTTCGCCAAGGGCGAGCTCACCTGGCGCGAGGAGTTCTCCTCGAAGAATTGGGCAACGCGCTACAATTTCCCGGCGATCGTCGATGGCCGCGTGAAGAAACCGCCCTTCCCGGCCGAGCGCCGCGCCGACATGTATGGCTGGTTCTTCAATCTGCGGCGGCCGCAATTCTCCGATCCGCGCACGCGTCAGGCGATCGGCCTCGTCTTCGATTTTCCCTGGGCCAACAAGAACCTGTTCTATGGGCTCTACAAGCGATCGGCCTCGTTCTTCGACGGTTCCGATTTCGCCGCCTCCGGCCTGCCGAGTCCGGCCGAGCTGGCGCTGCTCGAACCGTTCCGCGCGGAACTGCCGGCCGCGATCTTCACCGATGCGCCGTTCACGCTGCCGGAATCCGACGGCAGTGGCCGAGATCGCAAGCAATTGCGAGCCGCTTCCGCGCTTCTGGCCGAGGCTGGATGGAAGCGCGACGGCGCGAAGCTCGTCCGCGAGGACGGCACCCGCCTGACGGCCGAATTCCTGATCCAGACCCAGGCCTTCGAACGCGTGCTGGCGCCGCTGATCGACAATCTGAAGGCGATCGGCGTCGACGCGACCATGCGCCTCGTCGATGCGACGCAGTATCAGCGCCGCAAGAACGATTTCGATTTCGACATCATGGCCTATCGCAACATGTTCGATGCGACGCCGATCGACGGGATCGAGCAGCTCTTCGGCTCGGTCAGCGCCGACACGCCTAGCGGCTCCAACCTCTCCGGCGTCAAGAACAAGGTCGTGGACGCGCTCGTGACCAAAGCGGGCGCCGTGACGAGCCGCGACGAACTCGTGACCGTGCTTCGCGCGCTCGACCGCGTACTGCGCTCGCAGCAGATCTGGTTCCCCGCCTGGGGATCGGACGAGCACCGCGTCGCTGCCTGGGACATGTTCGGCTGGCCCGAGGTGAAGCCGGATTACGGCTTCTCGCCGGAAATGATGTGGTGGGTCGACGCCGACAAGGCCGTCGCGATCGGCAAGGCGGACTGA
- a CDS encoding MarR family winged helix-turn-helix transcriptional regulator, translating to MPAELRPSQALRLWHDVTFDLVRDGEHDLSARQMAVLLTVYLDMPPHTVRGLAEKLGVTKPAITRALDTMGRLGLVSRHRDPADRRNVVIQRTVAGALAVERLGDIIIARHKELPP from the coding sequence ATGCCCGCCGAGTTGCGCCCGTCGCAGGCGCTGCGTCTCTGGCACGATGTGACCTTCGATCTCGTCCGTGACGGCGAGCACGATCTCTCGGCGCGGCAAATGGCCGTGCTGTTGACGGTCTATCTCGACATGCCGCCGCATACCGTGCGCGGACTGGCTGAAAAGCTTGGCGTGACCAAGCCGGCGATCACGCGGGCGCTCGACACGATGGGGCGCCTCGGTCTGGTGTCGCGCCATCGCGATCCGGCCGATCGCCGCAATGTCGTCATCCAGCGTACCGTCGCCGGTGCGCTTGCCGTCGAGCGTCTCGGCGACATCATCATCGCCCGCCACAAGGAACTGCCACCGTGA
- a CDS encoding microcin C ABC transporter permease YejB, with protein sequence MGAYILRRVLLMIPTIFGIMAISFAVIQFAPGGPVERVIAQLSGNDISGSERISGGGGDPGTRGQDQLGGGPINSKYRGAQGLDPEFIAKLEKQFGFDKPPLERFGLLLWNYARFDFGQSYFRSISVIDLIKEKLPVSITLGLWMTLLSYGISIPLGVAKAVRDGSKFDIWTSAVIIVGYAIPGFLFAILLLVLFAGGSFLDWFPLRGLTSDNWASLSPGGKAIDYLWHITLPIIAMSLSAFATTTLLTKNSFLDEIRKQYVVTARAKGLTENRVLYGHVFRNAMLIVIAGFPSAFLGAFFAGSLLIEQIFSLDGLGLLGYESVLGRDYPVVFATLYVFSLVGLVLGLLSDLIYTWVDPRIDFERREV encoded by the coding sequence ATGGGTGCCTATATCCTCCGCCGCGTGCTGCTGATGATCCCGACCATATTCGGCATCATGGCAATCAGCTTCGCGGTGATCCAGTTCGCGCCGGGTGGCCCGGTCGAGCGCGTCATCGCCCAGCTATCGGGCAACGACATTTCCGGCTCCGAGCGGATTTCCGGCGGCGGGGGCGATCCCGGAACGCGGGGCCAGGACCAGCTCGGCGGCGGCCCGATCAATTCCAAATATCGCGGCGCACAGGGCCTCGACCCGGAATTCATCGCCAAGCTGGAGAAGCAGTTCGGCTTTGACAAGCCGCCGCTGGAGCGTTTCGGCCTGCTTTTGTGGAACTATGCCCGCTTCGATTTCGGCCAGAGCTATTTCCGCTCGATCTCGGTCATCGACCTGATCAAGGAAAAGCTGCCGGTCTCGATCACGCTCGGCCTCTGGATGACGCTGCTCTCCTATGGCATCTCAATCCCGCTCGGCGTGGCCAAGGCGGTTCGCGACGGCTCCAAGTTCGACATCTGGACGTCTGCGGTGATCATCGTGGGCTATGCGATTCCCGGCTTCCTCTTCGCCATCCTGCTGCTGGTGCTCTTCGCCGGCGGCAGCTTCCTCGACTGGTTCCCGCTAAGGGGCCTGACTTCCGACAATTGGGCCAGCCTTTCCCCTGGCGGCAAGGCCATCGACTATCTCTGGCACATCACGCTGCCGATCATCGCCATGTCGCTTTCGGCGTTCGCGACGACGACGCTTCTGACCAAGAACTCGTTCCTCGACGAGATCCGCAAGCAATATGTCGTCACCGCCAGAGCCAAGGGCCTCACCGAAAATCGGGTGCTTTATGGCCATGTCTTCCGCAACGCGATGCTGATCGTGATCGCCGGCTTTCCAAGCGCCTTCCTCGGCGCCTTCTTCGCCGGCTCGCTGCTGATCGAGCAGATCTTCTCGCTCGATGGCCTCGGCCTGCTCGGCTATGAATCCGTGCTCGGCCGCGACTATCCCGTGGTGTTCGCGACGCTTTACGTGTTCTCGCTGGTCGGGCTGGTGCTCGGACTGCTGTCCGACCTCATCTACACCTGGGTCGATCCGCGGATCGATTTCGAACGGCGGGAGGTCTGA